A window of the Zeugodacus cucurbitae isolate PBARC_wt_2022May chromosome 4, idZeuCucr1.2, whole genome shotgun sequence genome harbors these coding sequences:
- the LOC105210747 gene encoding dynein axonemal assembly factor 1 homolog: MPNLEAPIGYDESSPENSYSAEAVGDVPTVGEPMQPLPAGAVEIRVQPPGQQPPTPAHVGRLPALSPNPVRVRPLQHFSAFDREIAALEEENYWPVVPVVQIVPINLPPQLPEPSLDELLRRVTGRNDLHNVDTVRLRVISYSISLASLPLFLPRLQHLDLSGSVLCSLRDLGYGLLHLSYLNVSNCGLNSFDGTSGLPAVRVIIADGNMIQRVDPLTDLVLLQRLSVQNNRISDLGLLTFLGLCPNLLELELQGNSVIHNPLYRTTLQRSVPTLRVLDGIPLGETVVAQATVTIEQSSGNSSTDGEVSSLSSELYSDSSRAESNASSLAVVPAATHRPATAPQPAASEASVSEQSARPASVCHSAELRRSSLSMGAPVVGSVLSLVRRNRRQRRQAWTTSSHSSSSNSSLHSPLDSESAEKRLSTLPQQLSSDSND; encoded by the exons ATGCCAAATTTAGAGGCACCCATTGGCTACGATGAATCTTCACCGGAGAACTCCTACTCCGCTGAGGCGGTTGGTGATGTACCGACGGTGGGCGAACCAATGCAGCCGCTGCCAGCTGGCGCTGTGGAAATACGTGTACAGCCACCGGGCCAGCAACCGCCGACGCCAGCGCATGTCGGACGACTGCCTGCGTTGAGTCCGAATCCGGTACGTGTGCGACCGTTGCAACACTTCAGCGCGTTTGACCGTGAAATTGCCGCATTGGAGGAGGAGAACTATTGGCCGGTGGTGCCGGTTGTGCAGATAGTACCAATAAACTTGCCGCCACAACTGCCCGAGCCGTCTTTAGATGAATTACTG CGTCGTGTCACTGGCCGCAATGATTTGCATAATGTCGACACTGTGCGACTGCGTGTCATCTCGTACAGCATCAGTTTGGCAAGTTTGCCGCTCTTCCTGCCACGCCTACAGCATCTTGACTTGAGTGGCAGTGTGCTCTGTTCGTTGCGTGATCTCGGTTATGGTCTACTGCATTTGAGCTATTTGAATGTGAGTAATTGTGGGCTGAATAGTTTTGATGGCACTAGTGGACTGCCGGCTGTGCGTGTAATCATCGCTGATGGCAATATGATACAGCGTGTAGATCCACTCACCGATTTGGTGTTGCTGCAGCGTCTGAGCGTGCAAAATAATCGCATCAGTGATTTGGGTCTACTCACATTCTTGGGACTCTGTCCAAATTTGTTGGAATTAGAGTTGCAAGGCAATTCCGTTATACACAATCCACTCTATCGCACCACATTACAACGCAGTGTGCCCACATTGCGTGTTTTAGATGGCATACCGCTGGGCGAAACGGTGGTCGCACAAGCCACAGTCACGATTGAACAGTCTAGTGGAAACTCTTCAACAGATGGCGAGGTTTCATCGCTCTCGAGTGAGTTGTATTCAGACTCTTCACGTGCTGAATCGAATGCGTCATCGTTGGCGGTTGTGCCTGCCGCTACGCATAGACCGGCAACAGCTCCTCAGCCTGCAGCCAGTGAAGCTAGCGTCTCCGAACAGTCTGCAAGACCGGCTTCAG TGTGTCATTCAGCCGAGTTACGCCGCAGCTCGCTTTCCATGGGCGCACCAGTCGTGGGCTCCGTGCTTAGTTTGGTTCGTCGCAATCGTCGCCAGCGTCGTCAGGCTTGGACTACCTCGTCACATAGTTCCTCATCAAATTCATCTTTACATTCTCCTCTGGACAGTGAAAGTGCGGAAAAGCGGCTGTCTACATTACCGCAGCAGTTATCCAGTGACAGTAATGACTAA